The Micromonas commoda chromosome 6, complete sequence genome includes the window GTCACGGGACCGTGCGACGCGGTTCGCATGCTCAAGAACTTCCTGACCGTCAGCCTCGAGTCCGGTATGGAGTCGTTCGTCGTCATGGGCGCCATAACCCACTGCAAGGGTTTCCCGCTGGAGGTTCCCCAGGTTGTCCTGCCCATCATGTATCGGCCcaggggcggcgacggcggctacgcgccgccgctctcggaACCGAAGGTGGAGTGCCTCGGGATCACGCTCATCTCCAACCAGGGCGAGGTGCTCAGAGACGACCTCTGCGATCGTTTCTCGTTCGAAATCAAGGATtacggcgtggacgtgaTCATCCGCGACGTGTCCATATGCGTCGACTGCGCGCTGACCGGACGGTCAACCGACGGAGCCATCGCCAGGGTGTCGCACCCGAGATCCGatacgctcgcggcgatgcagcCGGACGTGACCGCGATGAcgtgcgacgtcgacgccgtcgccgcggaggatcgacgccgacgttTGCTCGAGTCGCCTTCGAACGACCGAAGGCTGCTCcagttcctcgccgagcagtACAGCAACCCGACGGAGGTGAACGACTTCTTCAGCCGGCTCAGGCCGAgcgacggaggcggtgaCTGGTCATCGGGTAGAGACTCGGGGTACGCCCTGATCGGTGACGAGGATCCCCGCGACCCTCcatcgcccgacgcgccgaccCCTCCCGAGATCATGCCCGAGAATGTCGTCCTttgcgtcgacgacgtgggtCGCCTCGCAGGGAACGTCCAGTGGTGGAGCCGAGGATCCGGGCCGCTTCAGCCCGGCTTACCCAACCAGCCCTACGACGAGTACGTATTCTCAGGATCCGTCGATGCTTTGgcgggcgaacgcggcgtcgacctccAAGGCATCGTGTTACCCATCGTGTTCAGCCCGTgggtcctcgacgacgacgacgggggtaACTGGCGCGCGGTGTTTGATCCGGCGAGCGAGCTCGAggtcgcgtgcgcgggtGTCAAAAAAATCTCCGGCGATGGCTCCGTGGAACCATCCACCGACGAACcctgcggcggcgtgacGTTCGCGCTGTCCACCTACTcctcccccgacggcggtgaAGAGGGACAGGAGACGCCCACGACGACCGGCGACCGGGCCCCCGCGGTGCTCCTCCTGGAGGTATCCTTCTCCGCGGTTGgttccgtcgacgccggcggcagggtcgagggcggcggaccgAGGGGCGAGATGTTCCGGGTGCGacacgcgtcgggcgcgagcctcgaTTTCGTCGGTcccaccgtcggcgcgctcgagtgCGCGCCCGACGGTGTCGTGGGAACGGTCGTGACGGGCATCGAGCCCTCATCCATTGCGCCCTCGATCCCAACAACGATCGAGCCCGTtgcgggtgccgacgaccgcggaagcctcgtcgtctccggcgccgaccgcgacgtTTCTTCGTGCGCGGGCCGCCCCGGCCTTAACCTCAAGGGCGAGCTGCTCAACGACGGCGGGTCCCTCATCAAAGACGAGGCTGGCGACTGCTGCGCGGATTGCGCCGCCCTGCCCGAGTGCAACGTGTGGGTGTACTGCGAGGGTGACTGCGTCAACTACGCGTACCACAGCTGTTGGCtcaagcgcgccgccgtcggtttCGACGCGGGttccgcgccggacgcgtgggcggcgtcgccggaggtGCCGTGGACCTCGGGGTGGTTCCCACCGAAACGAGGGGTTCAGCCGGTGGTGGATGTGGCGGAGCCGACGGGCGAGCCGCcggaggagcccgaggatACGCCGCCAGAGGAGGCGCCTCCGATCAGGGTCGTGCCAGTGCCCGTCGGacccgtcgagcccgagcccgagcccgagcccgagcccgagcccgagccgtcgacgacgcccgcgccgacgatccCGTCCCCTCAAGGCGCAGACGAAggctccggcgcgacgttcACGCTCGTCCCCGGTCAGCCAGTCAccatcccggcggcggagatcaCCATCATCCCCGGAGGTCCGGAGGTCGTAgccgtccccgcgggcgaACCGTCGTTCGCCGTCCCGGTCGCGGATCcctcatcgacgacgtgcgcggacgccgacgtgtTCGCGTgcccgcccgacgccgtcgcgacggcacCCCTGTCCACGGCGAGGCTCCGCAGCTCCTTCCAGCTGCTCCGCGCTACATCGTCCGAGACGGGCGGGTCGGAAACCGAgagccttgagctcctccgcccggGCGACGAAGTCACCGAGATTTTCGTCACCGGGACCCTCATCAACGCCAACCTTCAGGATACGGCGTGCCTGTCCAACCTCGAGGTGCCGTTCGACTttccccgcgtcgtcatcgcgcggtccggcgacgcgttcacgGCTCGGCCCGAGGATTTCATCGTGCGGTGCTTCTACGTCGGCGTGAGGTCGAGGGAGGCTTCGGCGGCtccgggggcgtcgtcgcccgccgcgggaacgtccaccccgccgcccccgcggtccTGCGAGGACACCGTGGACCTCGCGATGACCGAGTCCGGGCCGGTGATGGCGTTTAaagacgacgtcgcgttGTGCCCGGGGTGTTGGCTGGTCGGCGGCCGAGACGGCGTGCTGTTCTCGTGGAGGCACCGCGACGGTTTGAGGCTTCGGGTGGCCGCAGGGGACGAGGttggggacggcgccgcgaggtgcaaGCCGGTGGCGTGACCGTAAGTTGGTCGCGGACGATACGACACGACGAGAGGTGCGACGATGAACGCGTTTGAACGAGTGCGAGTGAAGGAACGAGATGCCCGGGCGTGTCCGCTCGATTCAACTTTGTGGCGACACGACATTCAGGCAGATGCTTTCGCGGGTTGCTCCGCCCTACGTGTTCCTCTACTCCATCACGATCGAGTCTATCAACACCAAGGAACACGTAAGGCAAAAAATGCCAACTGAGCAACCGCGAAAACATCTGCCGAGAGTTGAATCGAGCGGATGCGCCGCTCACACGGGTGACGACTGCGTTATGTTTTGAAATCGATAACATTACAAGCAAAAACCATCCTCAACACGTTTCTACTCCTTGGTCGCCATCCCGACAGCGTTGCGGATAGCGTTCGGGAACGTCTGCATCACCGTGTCCACGTCAATCAGCCTGCCCTTATCCATCACCTGCCCGGTTCCGTTGATCATGAGTACCCTCTGGCCTTCCTGGAGAGGATGGTCCACCACCTCCGCAACGATCTCACCGCAGCTCACGAAAGTGCCAGGCTCACCTTTGGGATCGGATACGAGGAACGCCATGGAGAAGCCGGTGGGCAAGCGATCCACCCGCTGCGGGAGCGCGAACGGCATGTTCTGGCCGCTCGTGGTGAGACCGTTCGCCCACTGATAGAGGCTGCTGCAGAATatctcctcgtcgatgccggAAGGGATCTTGGCGGTGCCGAGCTGAACTTGTTTGATGTCGATCTCCCGCCAGCCCTTGAAGTTGGGCTTCTCGGCCTCCGCGCGGACCTTGATGGAGCGAACAGTCCGGATCCgggtcgcgcgacgcgacctgAGGGTCGCGACGGATCCCGATACGGCGTGAGCggaggagatggcggcggacATGGTACTCGCGCGCTGTCAAGAGTGCGACGACGCTTCGATTTGCATTCGTGGACCCGCACAGAGATCGCCAACTGGCTCGAGATTTTCCTCCGGATAAGAGCGATCCAAGCGCTGTTGAGCTGCACTTGCACGCGCGACCCGAAGGCCGCACGTCGCATCAGCGCTCGCCAGACGCTCGCCATGTCCGTTATGGCCGTCTCCGCGACCACCCtgtccgtcctcgcgcgcccgcgcgccgggaCGGTCGTCCGCAaggccgcgctcgcgcccatcgcctcCAGGGTTGGGGTTCGGGCGGTCCccagcccccgcgcgcgtatCGTCGCGCCTCGCAGAGGCGAGCTGACggctcgcgaggcgctcccggcgcccGATGTCGCCCCCGCGGTAATCGCGGAGGTCGCCGACGGCCTCGAGGGCGGCATCCAGGCCATCTACCTCGGCTCCCTCCTCGCCATCCTGGGCTTCGCGGGCTTCATCATCGTGCGCCAGGTGCTGATCCGCAGGGAGCTCGACGACAGCGCGAAGAAGATGggcgagcgcatccgcgcgggcaacgccaccgcggaggagtaCTTCGAGATGGGCTCGATCATGCTCCGCAAGAAGGTGTTCACGCAGGCGGTGCGCAACCttaagctcgcggcgcagatgTGGGAGGGAGACAAGGAGGACCTCGCTCAGATTCACAACGCCCTCGGGTTCGGCTACCTCTCCACCGACAAGGTCGAcgaggccatcgccgagTTCAACAAGGCTGTCGAGCTCACGCCGGGGTACGTGACGGCGTGGAACAACCTGGGGGATGCGCTGGAGCAGAAGAAGGAGTTCAAGGGTGCCATCGAGGCTTACGAGGAGTCTCTCATCCTGTCGCCCGGAAACAAGGTCGCCACCGTGCGCCTGGACGAGATCAAGAGAAGGCAGGGGCGTCTCGGTCTGCTCGATTGATCGGCGTCGGTACGGGCCTGtggggtggcggcggcgaggcgcgatcGGTCGCGGATCTCGACTACGCGCGGATGCGTCGGATGCGCGACCGACGGGACTCGATCGggcgctcttcgcgcgcgATTCGTGCTATTAATACGATGTGCTACTTGTAGATGACGAAACCCCaccccacgtcgccgcctcgcctcggGTTCCGTccgggcgcgtccgctcgcgcccgcttCCCCGTTCCCGCCTTCGCCGGATCGGCTCGTCATCATCCGGATCGGTTCTTAGCCGCctgctcctcgagcagcttcttcttcgtccTCGCCTTCTTGTTCTGGAACCAGTTGTACACGTTCGCCTCGTTGACCGGcccgagcttggcgagctcgtcggtgATCTTCGTCCGCAGGTCGCCGTTTGGGGTGCCCATGCCCGTCGCGAAGAGTTCCTCGAGTCgggcgagctgcgcggcggatggGGTCCAACGCGCGCCCCTgggcccgtcgccccccttGGAGTAGACGGGACCGGGGTAGGAGGGCTGGGATCCGgccgcggagacgccgaTGGAGttggcgatcgccgcgagggtctGGGAGCGCTGATGCCCGGGCTTGCTCTCCTCGTAGATCTGCTGGGTCAGCAGAGCGCGCTGCTCGCAGAGGTGCGAGAACGCCGCGATCTGATGCCTCAGGGTGTCCAGCTGTGTCCAGGTCatcgcgcccggggcgatCGTGGGGTAcggaccgtcgccgtccatgCCGAACCTCTTCACCTGCTCATCCGtgggcagcggcggcacgTCGAAGATGGGGTCGTTCGCGCACAACCCCTCCGACATCGTCCCTCGAGCTTCTCCCCTACGTTTGTTTGTCCGtgcctcctcgtcggcgatctGGCTGTCCGACGAACCTTGCCGggcccgacgcgtcccccgcggcggtacCTGGTGTCCCTGTGGAACCTCG containing:
- a CDS encoding predicted protein, with amino-acid sequence MSAAISSAHAVSGSVATLRSRRATRIRTVRSIKVRAEAEKPNFKGWREIDIKQVQLGTAKIPSGIDEEIFCSSLYQWANGLTTSGQNMPFALPQRVDRLPTGFSMAFLVSDPKGEPGTFVSCGEIVAEVVDHPLQEGQRVLMINGTGQVMDKGRLIDVDTVMQTFPNAIRNAVGMATKE
- a CDS encoding predicted protein, producing the protein VIAEVADGLEGGIQAIYLGSLLAILGFAGFIIVRQVLIRRELDDSAKKMGERIRAGNATAEEYFEMGSIMLRKKVFTQAVRNLKLAAQMWEGDKEDLAQIHNALGFGYLSTDKVDEAIAEFNKAVELTPGYVTAWNNLGDALEQKKEFKGAIEAYEESLILSPGNKVATVRLDEIKRRQG
- a CDS encoding predicted protein (Encodes a WOX-like homeobox transcription factor.) — translated: MSEGLCANDPIFDVPPLPTDEQVKRFGMDGDGPYPTIAPGAMTWTQLDTLRHQIAAFSHLCEQRALLTQQIYEESKPGHQRSQTLAAIANSIGVSAAGSQPSYPGPVYSKGGDGPRGARWTPSAAQLARLEELFATGMGTPNGDLRTKITDELAKLGPVNEANVYNWFQNKKARTKKKLLEEQAAKNRSG